The Opitutus sp. DNA window CAGTCTTGCCGGCCGCACGCGGGGTAAACACCCGCGGACGCAGCACGGGGACGGCGTCCGCCTTGTCCTTTTTCCCCACCGCCTTTTTCCCTGCTGCTTGTTTCCCCGACTCCAGGTTAAAAAACTCCAATTGTCCGGTGCGTTGCTGGGCGAAGACCAGGCGCGCCGGTTGCTTTTTGGCGGCGTCGGCGGGGGCGAGGATTTGCAAGGTGCAGCGTGCGTCCTTGATGGCGTAAGGCTGCTCGGGGCCGAACTGGCCCAGGGCGTTTTGCAGACGCACGCGCAGCGCATCACGGCGGGTGTTGCTCAGATAAACCAGATCGGGGCGGAGGTCGCCGTCGAGCTCGACAATTTCCAATCCGTAACAGTTTTCATCGGCGAGCGGCAGGCGCACCGGGGCGGCGAGTTCGCCCGTCTCGGTCTGGTAAAAAATCGCCAGTTCCTTCAACCCAAGCATGACCAAATCGGTGCGGCCATCGGCGTTGAGATCGGCCAGACGCAGGTTGCCCACCGCCAGACTTGGCGCGGGGGCCTCGGTCAGGCGAGTCTCGGACCAGGCGCCGTCGGCCTGCTGGTATTGCACGGTGAGGGCTTGGGGATCGCCCGTGTAAACCAAGTCGGGGCGGCCGTCGCTATTGAGGTCGCCGGTGGCCAGATCGTACATCGTGACGCCGGTGGTAACGCGTTCGCGGCGGAAGCGGGCGTCCTCAAGCACCGGCTCCCAACGGTTGGCGCGCGCGGTTTTGCCGCCTAAGACTGCGGCTGGAGTCGAACCCGAGAGCGGCACTGCGGCGAGTGGGTCGGTGCCGGCCTTGAGTTGAAAAAGGATATCGACGGTGGCGCGGTCGTTGTTAGCGACGACCAGGTCGAGCAGGCCATCGGCGTTGATGTCGGCGGCTTGGAGCGAGCGGGTGTTCCAATCGAGTTTTTGCACCAGCGGCCCGGCGAGCACGACCTCGGGGGCGGCGGCGTGAACGGGCGCGGAGGCTAAAACCAAGGCCAGTCCAAAACCGGTGAAGGCGGTCGAGCCGATGTTAACAAAAGAGCGCATTCGTAGGGTTGGGTTTCCGGAAAGTAGCGCAGACTTCCAGTCTGCTGGATCGTTGGTGGTGGGGACGGAGCGGAGCAGACTGGAAGTCTGCGCTACTCCAAGCCGTCGTCAGGGTTGCGGATAAACCAGCCGGGTGGTGCTAAACAGACCTTCGGGCGTGCGGGTCACGTAACCCGACGAAAGCCCCCAGTGACGTGCCCACACGTCAGCATCTGGACGCGCTTTCACGTCCACAAAAGCTGGCTTCGCATCGGCGGGTTTTCCGGCGTTGAGCGCGGCTTGGTACGCCACAACCGACTCGACCAGCGAGGCCAGCAACACGCGAAGATCCTGAACTTGCAACGAGACCGCATCGGACGGCAGGTCGGCGAGCGCGGCTTTCACGTCGGCACGTTGCCAAAACCCGCCCGCCCCCGAGGCCATGCCCTGCAGCGCGCCTTCCACCGTCGCCGGCGAACCAATACCGACGAGCAGCGTTTTCTGCGCGATCGCATAGCTAAATCCCCGCGCAGCCCCGCTGGCTCCGGGCGCAGTCGGTACGTTGAGCGTGTAGAGGGTGTTACCCAAATAATCGCGCTGCGTGAACAGCTGCTCGGCAGCCGGTCCGGCGAGCGCCTTGAGCGCGTTCACCGAGCGTAGAAACGCCTCCTCGTTGACCAACGAAACGGCGATCAACTGGTCCATCTGTGTCCACGCCGGCACGGTTCCCGCGTCCAGCCCGGGCGGCAGCGCGTAGGCGGTCACCAGGTCGTCGCCAAGACTGCCGATCAGGTCGCGGCGCAGGTCGACGCCGAGTTTTTTGTCGAACGAGCGCAGTTGCCCCTGCGCCATGCCGAAGAGCATCGGGCTGACCGCGTTGACCAGCGCCTCCAGCCCGGCATAGGCCTTGGGCACGCTGAAACGCGCTGTGGAGACGTTGGGCCATTTGGCCGGAACCCAGTCGGGCTGCGACGTCGGGCCGGGCTGATAAGCCACCAGTTGCATCACGCCGCGTTCTTCCGTGTAGGCCAGGCCGGTGTCGAGCCGCGCCTGAGTCGGCTCCAGCGCCACCGCCGCGTAAGCCTCGCCCAACACGTCAAGACCCAGGGCCTTAAGGATCGCTTCAGGATCGAGGCCGAAGGTATTGGGCTTGGCACCCGCCTTGGTTTTGGAGGCCACCACCGCCTCCTGAATGAGCGGATAAATCGCCGGCAGATTCAGGTAAGCCAACGCCTGCGCCGGGCCCACGCGCTGGCGGGTGCGCTGGAAGCGTTCGCTCGCCCCCAGTGAGGCCGACAGCCCGCCCTGATGCACGGCGTCGATCGCGGTAAACACCCGCTCCTTAGTGGTGCTGATCAACCACACGCCGTCCACCAGCGCCCAGGCCAGGGTGCGCGGTGCACGCGTTTCGATCGCCGTGGCCCCAGCCGCGTCGGCGTCCGCGTCCGTATCACGGGACGCGCTGAGCGCCCGCACCTGCACCCGCACGCCGGCGAAGGTTTCGGTTTCCTCCTTTAGCCCGCGCTTCTCGGCTGCGTCGGCCAGGATTTTGACAATTTTTGGCCCGCGCGAGCCGACTTCCAGGGCGAGCAAGAAAGCCGGCACCGTGGTGGAGTTAGCCTGGCTAAAATCAAAGGAAGGCAGGGCGAACAACACCTCGCCTTCGACCAAACCGAGTAACTCCCGCACGCTCAAACCCGTGGCGGCCTGGGTATCGGCGTCCCATTGATCGACCTGCATCTGCTCGCGCAGGGGAGCGAGGAATTTGACGATTTGCGGGTCGCTCCAGGAGGCGGCCAGCGGGCTGGCGTCCCAGCCGCGCAAGAGGGCCGGCGCATCGCTCACCGAGAGTGCGAGCAGCGTTTGGTCGTCGACCAAATTGGCCAGCGGCAGCTTCGGGGAGGCCGGCAGCCAGGTGGCCGCGAGAAGGAAAACGGGGAGAAGTAGCGCAGACTTCCAGTCTGCTCGGGTTGGTTTTGTGGATCGAAGCAGACTGGAAGTCTGCGCTACTTTTTGGATCAGATGCATGGAGGATATATTCAGCGTTTGGCGGCAGCGCCGCCGTTGGCCTTCACCGGCTGGGGTGGTGGCAGGTAGCGGTAGCCGGCGTTGGGGTTACGCGGGTCGAAGGCGAAGGCGTCGCGGTTGCGCAGGAAGTTTTTCAACACGTCGATCGGGATGGCGAAATTGAGCCCTTCCACGCCGACCTCCATCGCCTTCATGTTGTTCACCCCGACCACCTCGCCGCGCAGGTTAAACAGCGGGCCGCCGGAGTTACCGGGGTTAATTTGCGTGGTGGTCTGGATGTAAAGCTGCCCGTCGAGCAGGCGGGCGTGCGAGCTGATGATACCTTGGGAAACCGTGCGATCGAGGCCGAGCGGGCTGCCGATGGCAAAAACCGCCTGACCGTCGTTGAGTGTAGCCTCACCGCCCAGCGACACGGCAGGAAACGGCGTCGGGCTGGCGTCCTCGATTTTCAGCAGCGCGAGGTCGAGGCGGGCGTCGAGGGCGACGATGCGGACCTTGTTGTACTGGACCTTTTCCAACTCGGTGGCGCCGCGCCGGAACTGGGTAACGCTGATGTTATATTCGCCGGCGATGACGTGCTCGTTGGTCACGATGTAGCCGGACGGATGAATCAAAAAACCCGAGCCGAGGCCGACCGGCGTGCGCACCAAAACCACGGCCTCGCCCACGCGGTCGACATTTTCTTTGACCGAGAGCACCGGCAGACCGGCGGCAACGCGGTAAAGGTCGGCGGTGGCGGTTTCCACCACCGGCTCGGCGTCACCGGCCTCGGCGCGGGGTTTTACGCTCTCAATCTCGTCACGCGGAACGGCGAGAACGGTGAAGCCGAGATCGACCACGAGGCGGTCGGCTTTTTCGGAAATGACCTCGGCGTCGAGACGAGCGCCGTTTTTGAGCTGCACGGTGCTGAAGGCGTGAGCGGGCGGCACCGCAGCGAACAAGAAACCGCAGGCAACAAACGTAGCGACAACGAGGGGATGCTTCATAACGGAAACGGGCATTTTTTAACCGCTAATGAACGCTAATGGCCGCTAATAAAACACGCATTTCCATCGTTCCGAATTAGCGTCCGTTAGCGTCCATTAGCGGTTAAAAATGGTTCGTGGTTTTCGGTTCGTGATTCGGCGCGGTTCAGAGCAGTTGGGCGAACTCGGCGGGCAGCGGTGCCGTGGCGGCGAAGTGGAATTTCTTGCCCTGCCACTCGTAGTCGAAACTCGTCTCGTAGGAGTGCAAAAAGAGGCGCTTGTGGTTGGTGGCTTTGGCGAAGGCTTTGTTGGCGGGGAAATCGCCATAAGTCAGGTCGCCGACGATGGGCAGGTTGCGCCCGGCACATTGCACGCGCAACTGGTGGCTGCGGCCGGTGAGCGGCTCCAGTTGGATCAGCGCCAAGGGTGGCACCACGTCGCGCTTTTGGCGGATAACCGTCATGCGCGACTCGGAGGCCTTGGCGGCGGCATCGGAGTGGTTGCCCATGCCGACGCGGATCTTGGCGCGTTTTTTCTGCACCGAGAGGCGATCGCGCCAGAGCTGTGAAGCCTCGGAGGGTTTTCCAAAAACCACGGCTTGGTAGAGCTTGCGGATGTCTTTTTTGAGGAAGAGCTCGCGCATGTAGGTGGCGAGTTTCTGGTTGGCCGTGACCAGGATCACCCCGGAGGTGGCCGAATCGAGGCGGTTTAACAAATACAGGCGGCGGGAGGCGGCACCGGGGACGTCGGCGGGCGTCCAGTTAAAGCTCTCGTCCTTGATGTCGTAGGGCACGGTGAGCAAGGCGCGCGGGACTTCGCTTTCCATGTTGGGATGCGAGAGCACGCCCTCGGGCTTGCTGAGGGCGGCTAGGCCGTTGGCGTCGAGGTGCAGCAATGTCACGCCGGTGCCCAGTGGCAGTTGATCCCAAAATTTGGCAGGTAAGGCGCTCATGTGTGGTGTTTATTTATAGAAAAAGCTGAAGGTAATCTCTTGGGATTCGCCGAGGACGCCAATCATATCGGCGGGCCAGGCGCCATAAGGTGCGCGGGCGACGATGGCGCTCACGCAGGCATCCTGCGCACTGCGTCCGCCACCACCGGAGACTTTGACGATCTCGGGGACCGCGCCCTTGGCGTCGAGTCGAAACACCACCGTGACCTTGGTGCCCGAGGGCGGCGAGACGCGGCTCTGGTCAAGAATGCGGTCCCACTGGCTTTGCACCGTCTCGATGAGTTTCTGTATGTATTCGCCATAGTTCGACCACTTGGCGTTGTAGGCGACCGCACCGATGTTCTCGGTGCCC harbors:
- a CDS encoding RNA pseudouridine synthase; this encodes MSALPAKFWDQLPLGTGVTLLHLDANGLAALSKPEGVLSHPNMESEVPRALLTVPYDIKDESFNWTPADVPGAASRRLYLLNRLDSATSGVILVTANQKLATYMRELFLKKDIRKLYQAVVFGKPSEASQLWRDRLSVQKKRAKIRVGMGNHSDAAAKASESRMTVIRQKRDVVPPLALIQLEPLTGRSHQLRVQCAGRNLPIVGDLTYGDFPANKAFAKATNHKRLFLHSYETSFDYEWQGKKFHFAATAPLPAEFAQLL
- a CDS encoding trypsin-like peptidase domain-containing protein; the encoded protein is MKHPLVVATFVACGFLFAAVPPAHAFSTVQLKNGARLDAEVISEKADRLVVDLGFTVLAVPRDEIESVKPRAEAGDAEPVVETATADLYRVAAGLPVLSVKENVDRVGEAVVLVRTPVGLGSGFLIHPSGYIVTNEHVIAGEYNISVTQFRRGATELEKVQYNKVRIVALDARLDLALLKIEDASPTPFPAVSLGGEATLNDGQAVFAIGSPLGLDRTVSQGIISSHARLLDGQLYIQTTTQINPGNSGGPLFNLRGEVVGVNNMKAMEVGVEGLNFAIPIDVLKNFLRNRDAFAFDPRNPNAGYRYLPPPQPVKANGGAAAKR